A single genomic interval of Rhododendron vialii isolate Sample 1 chromosome 3a, ASM3025357v1 harbors:
- the LOC131318693 gene encoding uncharacterized protein C24H6.02c-like isoform X1: protein MPNVHTTCFVPRLRMPTAKSISTKLIKFWTTLFFKSQFSFSGPSWQFLPSANSFLSRAEICTRRIQTLPEPSELKDVKIHEASSLRPDSDSSKSLSNSTDNFDSSVKFMASSNLKVSSRHDLAMVFTCKVCETRSIKTVCRESYEKGVVVARCGGCNNLHLISDHLGWFGEPGSIEDLLAARGEEVKRGSIDTLNLTLEDLAGQDSRNTSG from the exons ATGCCAAATGTGCATACTACATGTTTTGTACCGCGTTTGAGGATGCCCACAGCTAAGAGCATCAGCACCaagctcatcaaattttggactaCATTATTCTTCAAAAGTCAATTTTCCTTTTCAG GACCCTCATGGCAGTTTCTTCCCTCGGCAAATTCTTTCTTGAGCAGAGCTGAAATATGCACAAGAAGAATACAAACGTTACCTGAACCAAGTGAGCTAAAAGATGTGAAAATTCATGAAGCTTCGAGTTTGAGGCCTGATTCTGACTCatcaaaatctctctccaactcAACTGATAACTTTGATTCTTCTGTGAAATTCATGGCCTCCTCAAACTTAAAGGTATCCTCTCGTCACGATCTAGCGATGGTCTTTACTTGCAAGGTCTGTGAAACAAGATCCATAAAGACAGTGTGCCGGGAATCCTATGAGAAAGGCGTGGTGGTGGCGCGGTGTGGTGGGTGCAATAACTTACACCTGATTTCAGATCATCTCGGGTGGTTTGGAGAACCAGGGAGCATCGAGGACCTCTTGGCTGCTCGTGGGGAGGAAGTGAAAAGAGGTTCTATTGATACTCTGAATTTAACACTAGAAGATTTGGCTGGACAGGACTCAAGAAATACGAGTGGGTAG
- the LOC131318693 gene encoding uncharacterized protein LOC131318693 isoform X2 — translation MAARQIQRRLLPLFSARHPQTSSLYNGPSWQFLPSANSFLSRAEICTRRIQTLPEPSELKDVKIHEASSLRPDSDSSKSLSNSTDNFDSSVKFMASSNLKVSSRHDLAMVFTCKVCETRSIKTVCRESYEKGVVVARCGGCNNLHLISDHLGWFGEPGSIEDLLAARGEEVKRGSIDTLNLTLEDLAGQDSRNTSG, via the exons ATGGCGGCTCGACAGATTCAGAGGCGATTACTCCCTCTCTTTTCCGCTAGACACCCTCAAACCTCCTCTCTCTATAacg GACCCTCATGGCAGTTTCTTCCCTCGGCAAATTCTTTCTTGAGCAGAGCTGAAATATGCACAAGAAGAATACAAACGTTACCTGAACCAAGTGAGCTAAAAGATGTGAAAATTCATGAAGCTTCGAGTTTGAGGCCTGATTCTGACTCatcaaaatctctctccaactcAACTGATAACTTTGATTCTTCTGTGAAATTCATGGCCTCCTCAAACTTAAAGGTATCCTCTCGTCACGATCTAGCGATGGTCTTTACTTGCAAGGTCTGTGAAACAAGATCCATAAAGACAGTGTGCCGGGAATCCTATGAGAAAGGCGTGGTGGTGGCGCGGTGTGGTGGGTGCAATAACTTACACCTGATTTCAGATCATCTCGGGTGGTTTGGAGAACCAGGGAGCATCGAGGACCTCTTGGCTGCTCGTGGGGAGGAAGTGAAAAGAGGTTCTATTGATACTCTGAATTTAACACTAGAAGATTTGGCTGGACAGGACTCAAGAAATACGAGTGGGTAG
- the LOC131318691 gene encoding uncharacterized protein C24H6.02c-like, whose protein sequence is MATRQVHRRLLSLFATSKPQTSSIPNEPLWKFLPSAKSFFTVDRLCKRRIQTLNESSEQADKDEESHKASSLRSDSDSSKPLSNPTDNDQWDSNSPKALSNQINNDNSAVKFSATSKLKVSSRHDLAMVFTCKVCETRSIKTMCRESYEKGVVVARCGGCNNLHLIADHLGMFGLPGSIEDVLAARGEEVRRGSVDTLNITLEDLAGKEFAIKDG, encoded by the exons ATGGCGACTCGGCAGGTCCACAGGCGATTACTCTCACTCTTCGCCACTTCAAAGCCCCAAACCTCCTCTATTCCAAacg AACCCTTGTGGAAGTTTCTTCCATCTGCAAAATCTTTCTTTACCGTAGATAGATTATGCAAAAGAAGAATTCAGACTCTGAATGAATCGAGTGAACAAGCTGACAAAGATGAGGAAAGCCATAAAGCTTCTAGTTTGAGGTCAGATTCTGACTCATCAAAACCTCTCTCCAATCCAACCGATAATGACCAGTGGGATTCCAACTCACCAAAAGCTCTCTCCAACCAAATCAATAATGACAATTCTGCTGTGAAATTTAGTGCCACCTCCAAATTGAAGGTATCCTCTCGTCACGATCTTGCGATGGTCTTTACTTGCAAGGTCTGTGAGACAAGATCAATCAAGACTATGTGTCGTGAATCGTATGAGAAAGGTGTGGTGGTGGCTCGGTGTGGTGGTTGCAACAATCTACACCTGATTGCAGATCATCTGGGGATGTTTGGACTACCGGGGAGCATTGAGGACGTCCTGGCTGCTCGTGGGGAGGAAGTGAGAAGAGGTTCTGTTGacaccctgaatataacactgGAAGATTTGGCGGGGAAGGAATTTGCCATAAAAGATGGATAG